Within the Pseudomonas sp. SL4(2022) genome, the region GCCTGCTGCGCCAGCTCTACACCGAAACCAAGCGCGCGCTGCGCCGTGGCCTGGAAAACCCGCTGGATCGCGAAGAGCAGATCCGCCTGACGCAGAGCGCGGCCCTGGACATTCTGGTACGTGGCGGCACCGATGCCGACGATGCCGAACAGCTTTGGGCGCAACTGGGCGATGACTATTTCCTGCGCCATACCGCAGCCGATGTGGTCTGGCACAGTGAGGCCATCCTGCAACACCCAGCCGATGGCGACCCACTGGTGCTGATTAAGGAAACCACCCAGCGCGAGTTCGAAGGCGGCACACAGATCTTCATCTATGCCCCCGACCAGCATGACTTCTTCGCCGTGACCGTGGCCGCCATGGCTCAGCTCAACCTGAACATCCACGACGCACGGATTCTCACCTCCACCAGCCAGTTCACCCTCGACACCTACATTGTGCTCGAAGGCGAAGGCGGCTCAATCGGCGACAACCCGGCGCGCATCAAGGAAATTCGCCAGGGGTTGATTGATGCCCTGAAGAACCCAGACGAGTACCCGAGCATCATCCAACGCCGCGTGCCGCGTCAGCTCAAGCACTTTGCCTTCGCCCCGCAGGTGACTATCCATAACGATGCGCACCGCCCGGTGACCATCCTTGAGGTCACCGCACCGGATCGCCCCGGCCTACTGGCCCGCATCGGACGGATTTTCCTCGACTTCGACCTGTCGCTGCAGAATGCCAAGATCGCCACATTAGGCGAGCGCGTGGAAGACGTGTTCTTCGTCACCGACGCGCACAACCAGCCACTGGCCGACCCGGAACTGTGCATGCGGCTGCAGGAAACCATGGTGGCGCAACTGTCTGACACCACCAGCCTGCAGGTCGAACCGACTCGCATCAGCATCTAACCCTTCGCCCTTACGCTTTGAGCTGCCCGGCCGCGATGCCGCCAGGCGCCTGGAGACCTCAGGAAGACACCATGAATGACGCGTTAAACCAGCTGCAGCCCTACCCGTTCGAAAAGCTTCGCGCCCTGCTCGGCAGCGTACAGGTGGCCGCCGGTAAAAGCCCGATCGCCCTGTCGATTGGTGAGCCAAAACACCGCTCCCCGGATTTTGTTGCCGAAGCACTGAGCGCCAACCTCGACCAGCTGGCGGTCTACCCGACCACCCTGGGTATCCCGGCGCTGCGCGAAGCCATCGCCAACTGGTGTGGTCGCCGCTTCGGCCTGCCGGCCGGCGTGCTCGACCCGGCGCGCCATGTGCTGCCGGTCAACGGCACCCGCGAGGCACTGTTCGCCTTTACCCAGGCCGTAGTCAAACGTGATGCGGGCGGATTGGTGGTCAGCCCCAACCCGTTCTATCAGATCTACGAAGGCGCGGCCTTTCTCGCGGGCGCACAGCCGCACTACCTGCCGTGCTTGGAAGAACATGGCTTCAACCCGGATTTCGATGCGGTCAGCGACGATGTCTGGCAACGCTGCCAAATCCTCTTTCTCTGCTCGCCCGGCAACCCGACCGGCGCACTGATTCCGCTGGCAACGCTGAAAAAGCTGATCGCCCTGGCCGATCAATTCGACTTCGTGATCGCCGCCGACGAGTGCTACAGCGAACTGTATTTCGATGAAGCCAATCCACCAGCCGGCCTGCTGACCGCCTGCGGCGAACTGGGCCGCCACGACTTCAAACGCTGCGTGGTATTCCACAGCCTGTCCAAGCGCTCCAACCTGCCGGGGCTGCGTTCGGGCTTCGTCGCCGGCGACGCCGACATTCTGAAATCTTTTCTGCTGTACCGTACCTACCACGGCTGCGCCATGCCGGTACAAACCCAGCTGGCCAGTGTGGCCGCTTGGAACGATGAAGCCCATGTCAAAGCCAACCGCGACCTGTACCGCGAGAAGTTCGACGCGGTGCTGGCGATTCTGCAAGGCGTGCTGGATGTACAGCGCCCGGACGGTGGTTTTTACCTGTGGGCGAAAACCCCGATAGACGATGAAACATTTACCCGCGAGCTGTTTGCCCGTGAGCATGTCACCGTAGTGCCCGGCTCGTACCTGTCGCGCGCGGTAGACGGCCACAACCCGGGGGCTGGCCGTGTGCGCATGGCGCTGGTCGCACCTCTGGCCGAGTGCGTGGCGGCCGCTGAACGTATCCGTGATTTTGTAAAGAGCCGCTGATGAGCAAGACCCTGTTTGGCATCAAAGCCTGCGACACCATGAAAAAAGCCCGCACCTGGCTCGACGAGCACGGGGTAAGCTACGCCTTTCATGATTACAAAGCCTGCGGCATCGACCGTGGCAACCTGGAAAAGTGGTGCAATGAGCATGGTTGGGAAACCGTCCTGAACCGCGCTGGCACCACCTTCCGCAAGCTGGACGAGGCGCAGAAAAGCAACCTCGACCAGCACAAGGCGATCGAACTGATGCTCGCCCAACCGTCGATGATCAAACGCCCGGTGCTGGATCTCGGCAACAAGACCCTGGTTGGCTTCAAAGCCGACCGTTATGCCGCCGAACTGGCTTGAACCAGCCGGCCCACACGAATTTGCGGTAAGGAAAACAGCATGAGCACAGCATTATTCAGCCTGGC harbors:
- the dapC gene encoding succinyldiaminopimelate transaminase, whose protein sequence is MNDALNQLQPYPFEKLRALLGSVQVAAGKSPIALSIGEPKHRSPDFVAEALSANLDQLAVYPTTLGIPALREAIANWCGRRFGLPAGVLDPARHVLPVNGTREALFAFTQAVVKRDAGGLVVSPNPFYQIYEGAAFLAGAQPHYLPCLEEHGFNPDFDAVSDDVWQRCQILFLCSPGNPTGALIPLATLKKLIALADQFDFVIAADECYSELYFDEANPPAGLLTACGELGRHDFKRCVVFHSLSKRSNLPGLRSGFVAGDADILKSFLLYRTYHGCAMPVQTQLASVAAWNDEAHVKANRDLYREKFDAVLAILQGVLDVQRPDGGFYLWAKTPIDDETFTRELFAREHVTVVPGSYLSRAVDGHNPGAGRVRMALVAPLAECVAAAERIRDFVKSR
- a CDS encoding ArsC family reductase, which encodes MSKTLFGIKACDTMKKARTWLDEHGVSYAFHDYKACGIDRGNLEKWCNEHGWETVLNRAGTTFRKLDEAQKSNLDQHKAIELMLAQPSMIKRPVLDLGNKTLVGFKADRYAAELA